The genome window CTACACGACCGGCGCGGCGCGGGCCCTCGCCGGCGCCGGGCACGACGTCCGCGTGTTCGCCGGGTTCCCGTACTACCCGCAGTGGCGCACCGCCGCCGGTTACCGCGGGCTGGTCCGCCACGAGGCCGACGGGCCGGTCCGGCTGACCCGGCTGCGCCACTACGTCCCCGGCGACTCGACCGGCGTCGGCCGGATCGTCCACGAAGGATCGTTCGCCGCGCACGCGTGGCTGCGGGCGCGGGGGCTGCGCGACGTCGACGTGGTGCTCGGGATCAGTCCCTCGCTGCTGTCCCTGGTGACCGCGCGGCGCCTGGCCGCGGCCGCGGGAGCCGCGTTCGGTGTCGTCGTGCAGGACCTCTACACGTCGGCGCCGGCGGAGCTGGGCACGCCCGGCGGCACGCACGTGGGCCGGCTGGAAGGTGCGCTGCTGCGCGCCGCCGACGGGGTCGTCGCGGTGCACGAGAGCTTCGCCGGCGTGCTCCGGAGCCGGCACGGCGTGGCGGCCGACCGGATCACCGTCATCCGCAACTGGACGCACACCGGGGACCCGGTCGACGAGCCGTGGCCGGAGGAGCACCCGTGGCCCACCGGGCGCGGCCCGGTGGTGCTGCACGCCGGCAACATGGGCGCCAAGCAGGGGCTGGAGAACGTCGTCGCGGCCGCGCGGCTGGCCGACGAGCGCGGCGAGGACGTGCGGTTCATGCTCGTCGGCGACGGCTCCCAGCGCGGTGAGCTGTGCCGGCTGGCGACCGGGGTGCGGCGCGCGTCCGTGCTGCCGCCGGTGCCCGAGCGGTACTTCCCCGGCATGCTCGCCGCGGCGGACGTGCTGGTGGTCAACGAACGTCCCGGTCTGCGCTCGATGTGCGTCCCGAGCAAGCTGACGTCGTACTTCGCCGCCGGGCGGCCGGTGCTGGCCGCGACCGAACCGGACAGCCCCGCCGGCGTCGAACTCGCGGCGGCGGGCGCCGGCGTCCGCGTCGCGCCGGGCGATCCCGAAGCCCTCCTGGCGGGTGCGCTGTCGCTGGGCCGCGACCGCGACCGGGCGGACCGGCTCGGCGAGAACGGCCGCAGGTACGCGAAGGCGGTGCTCGGCGCGGACGAGGCCGCCCGCCGCTACCGGGACTGGGTAGCGGGTCTCGGCGCGCGGAGCGCGGCGTGAGCGCCGTGCTGGTCGTGTGCACGGCCAACGTCTTCCGGTCGCCGCTCGTCGCCGGCCTGCTGACCGCCCGGATCTCGGGCAGCACGTTCACGAGCGCGGGCCTGCGCGCCCGTCCCGGCGAACCGATGGCGGCCCCGGCCCGCACCGCACTCGGCCTCGACGGCTTCCGCTCCCGGCAGCTCACCGCGGACCTGGTCGACGCGGCCGACGCCGTGATCACGATGACCTGGGCCGAACTGTCCGAAACGGCACGGCTTTCCCCGCGCGCGCTGCCGAAGGCTGTGACACTCGGCGAGCTCGCCCGGGCCGCGGCAGCCCGCGCGTCGGGCGGGTTCGCCACACTGGTCGCGGACGCGGTGCGCGATCGGGGCTTGGCCCACGTCGAGGAGGTACCGGACCCCCGCGACGCGAACGCCCGCCGGCTCGAGGACACGACGGCCCGGATCACGCGCTTGGTCGACGTCGTCGCGGAGACGGTGACGGCGGACGCCGCGGGTGCCCGGTGACGCGCCGCGCGGCTCGTGACGGGGCGTGGCCGGGCGGCGGGGCACGGCGGTTCCGCGGCGGGGACCACCGGTCGGGGCCTCGCGGCAGGGAGGGGCCGGCTGGTGCGGTGCGGCCGACCGGAGTCCGTCCGCGGGCCGGAGGGCCGACGCGGCTGGCCGGGTTTCCCCGGCTTGGTGGCGGGTGGGTGCGGCGGTTCTCCGTGGTGCCGGCCCGGCCCGGAGAACGGCTTGGCCGCGAGGATCGCCGGTCGGGGCCTCGCGGCCGGGAGGGGCCGGTTGGTGCGGTGCGGCTGACCGGAGTCCGTCCGCGGACCGGCGCGCCGACGCGGCCGGCCGGGTTTCCCCGGCTTGGTGGCGGGTGGGTGCGGCGGTTCTCCGTGGTGCCGGCCCGGCCCGGAGAACGGCCTGGCCGCGAGGATCGCCGGAGAGCCGCTCGCGGCCGGGAGGGGCCGGGCGATGCGGTGCGGTCGGCCGGGGGCGGCGCGTGGGCGCGGCCGACCGATGCACTGCTCGGCGTCGAGGACCACCGGTGAAAGCCGTCGGGCCCGTGCTGGCCGCTCTCTTCGCCGCCGGTTTGCTCTGGCTGCTCACCGCGCCCCTGCACGGCGGATCGCGCCACGGCATGGCTCTCTGGCTCGGCATCGGGGGCACGGCGCTCGTGGCCGCGGCCTGCGCCGTAGTCCGTGCCCGGCGTCGCGCGGCTTGGCGGCGGAACGCGACCATCGCCGTCGTCCCGTTGCCTCGGGCCGGCCGCCGGGTGGCCGACAGCGAGCTCAGGAAGGGCTGAGGGTGGCCGGCAGCGGGACGGGGCGGCCGGCGCGCAGGGCGTCGGCCGCCGCGGCCAGGCGGGGGCGGTCGAGGGTCAGGTAGGCCTGGCCGTCGGGGGCGCGTCCGGAACCGGAGACCGGCGCGGTGTGGAAGCTGACAGCGTTCGGGGGCAAGGTGGCGACGTCGAGGAACAGCTCGCGGAACCGGTCCGGCGTCAAGCCGGCGTCGGCCGAAACCGTGTCGTGCACGACGCCGAACACCCGGCTCAGCAGGTCGGGGTCGGTGAGGCCCTTCGCCGCGACATCGCGGCCCAGCGCGGAAAGCAGCAGGTGCTGGCGGCCGATGCGGTCGAGGTCGCCGTGGGGCAGCCCGTACCGCTGCCGCACGAAGGTGAGCGCCCGGTCGCCTTCGAGCACGATCGGCCCGGCGTCGAAGTGGGTCCGCGTCTGGGGATCGGTCGAGGCCACCGGGTTGTCGACCGGCACCCCGCCCAGCTCGGTGGTCAGCCGCCGCACGCCGGCGAAGTCGGCGACCACGACGTGGTCGATCCGGACTCCCGTGAGGTCCTCCACCGTGCGGACCACCAGCCCGACCCCGCCGAGAGACAGCGACGCGTTGATCTTCGCGCTGCCGTGCCCGGGGATCGGCACCCAGGCGTCCCGGGGCACGGACAGCACTTCCAGCTTCCGGTGCCCGGCGGCGAAGTGGGCGAGCAGGATGCTGTCGGCCCGCTCGCCGGTGACCCCGCCGCCGACGTCGGGCCCCTCGCGCCGGTCGCTGCCCAACAGCATGACCGTGACCGGCGGCTTGGCCTCGCCAGGTGCCGGGGCGGCCGGGGCCGGGCGGGACGGCAGGCCCGCGAAGACGTCGCCCGGCAGGCGGCCGAGGCCGTCGGTCACCACGCGCTGCAGGTGCCACCCGTACGCCGTCACGCCGATGGTCAGCACGGCCAGCGCGACGAGCGCGACCCGTCCGGCCACGCGGTACCACCGGCGGCGCGCGATCCGGCTCATGCCCCGACACTGGCTCCCGGCCGGGACGCTGTCAACGCGGGGACAACGATCAGGTGACCCGGCGAGGCCGGCGGAAGGTCCGATGTAGATGGTCGGGAAGCCTTGGTGGCGAAGGTATCGGACGTTCCTCGCCGGATCCGACACGCTCGTGGTCGGCTGGGCGGTGACCCTCGTCCCGGTGATCGCGCCGGGTCAGCCGCCGTGGCGCGACGTCACCGCGCCGGTGGTTTTCGCGGTGCTGTGGTCGCTCGCGCTGGTCGTTTCGGGCACCCGGGACGCGAACGTGCTCGGGATCGGGCACGAGGAGTACAAGCGCGTGGTGTCCGCGTCCGTGACGCTGTTCGGTCTCGCCGCGATCGCCGCGTACCTGCTCGGCGACCCCCTCGTCCGCAGCTACCTGGTCGCCGCGTTCCCGGTCGGCGCCTCCGGCCTGGTGTGCTCGCGGTGGCTGTGGCGGCAGTGGCTGCACGCGCGGCGCTGCGCCGGCGCCTGGTCGGCCCGGGTGTTCCTGGTCGGCGACACCGCGCGGGTGGCGGACGCGTTCGCCGCGGCGCCCTACACCGGGTACGCCGTGATCGGCAGCTGGCACGGGACGGCGGACGACAGCCCGGACGACACCGCGCGCGCCATCGTCCGCGCCGCGCGCCGCCTGGACGCGGACACCATCGCCGTCACCGGGGGACCCGACGCCGGCCCGGACCTGCTGCGCCGGCTCGGCTGGCTGCTCGAACGCACGCCCACCCAGCTCGTGGTCGTGCCCGGCGTGATGGCGGTGGCGGGGCCGCGGGTGCGCACCCGGCCGGTGGCGGGCCTGCCGCTGCTGTGCATCGAAGCCCCGCGGTTCACCGGCTCGGCGAGGCTGGTGAAACGCCTCTTCGACGTCGTGGTCTCCGCGCTCGCCCTGTTCGCGCTGAGCCCGGCCTTGGCCGTCATCGCGGCGGCGATCAAGCTGGACAGCCGTGGCCCGGTCTTCTACCGGCAGCCGCGCTGCGGGCGGCACGGCAAGGTGTTCCGGGTGTGGAAGTTCCGCACGATGCACCCGGGCGCCGACCGGCGGCGCGCGGAGCTGGTCACGGCCAACGAAGCCGACGGGCCGCTGTTCAAGATCCGGTGCGACCCGCGCGTCACCCGGCTCGGCCGTCACCTGCGCCGGTGGTCGGCCGACGAGCTGCCCCAGCTGATCAACGTGCTCACCGGGCGGATGAGCCTGGTCGGCCCGCGCCCGCCGCTGCCGGAGGAGCTGCGCCGCTACGAGCGGGACGTCCGGCGTCGCCTGCTGGTGACCCCCGGCATGACCGGACTCTGGCAGATCAGCGGGCGCTCGGACCTCGGCTGGGCCGACGGGGTCGAGCTGGACCTGTACTACGTCGAGAACTGGTCGTTCACCCTCGACCTGATCGTGCTGTGGAAGACCGCGCGCGTGGTCGGCAGCGGCCGCGGCGCCTACTGACCGACGGGTTCGGTGCGCCGCGGCAGGTTCCGCCGCTGTTCCGGCAGCCACCGGATCAGCCGGTTCCGCCGCGGCGGCGTCAGGTAGGCGTAGTAGTGCCCGGCGGCGCCGCTCGAACCGGCGGGCACGCGGTTCAGCACGATCCCGATCAGGCGCGCGCCGATCGTGCCCAGCGCCCGCACCGCGCGGTCGGCCTGGTCGCGCCGGGTGCGGCCGACCGCCGTCACGAGCAGGGCACCGGTGGCGCGCTTGGCCAGCAGTGCGGCGTCGGTGACGGGCAGCAGCGGTGGCGAGTCGATGACGACGAGGTCGAACCGGGCTTCGAGGTCCTTCAGCACCTGGTCCATCGCCGGGGAACCGAGCAGCTCGCTCGGGTTGGGCGGCAGTTCACCGGCCGTGAGGACGTGCAGGTCGCCGCCCCAGCGCTGCAGGGCCTCGTCGACGCCGACGCGGTCGAGCAACACGGTGGTGAGCCCGACGGTGTCGACCAGGCCGAGGTAGTGCGCGATCCGCGACTGCCGCAGGTCGGCGTCGACCACGACCACCCGCAGCCCGCTGTCGACCAGCGTGAGCGCCAGGTTGACCGCGGTGGTGCTCTTGCCTTCGGCGGGCACGGCCGAGGTGACGACGATCGAGCGCAGCTCGCCGACCGCGGAGACGAACTGCAGGTTCGTGCGCAGTTTCCGGAACGCTTCGGCACGGGCGCTCTGCCGGCTGCGCAGCAGGGTCGGGCTCTGGTCGGCCTGGCGGTCGAAGGGGATCTCGCCGAGCACCGCGCCACCGGCGTCCTTCGGCAGGTCGGCCTCGCCGCGCACGCGGGTGTCGACGGCCTGGCGCACCAGCGCGCCGGCGACCCCGGCGAGCAGCCCGGCCAGCAGGCCCGCGCCCAGGCTCAGCGGCAGCGAGGGGAACACCGGGTCCGCCGGGACGCTGGCGCGGCGCACGAAGCTGACGGTGACGGGGGACCGTTGCCCGACGGTGCTTTCCAGCTGCGTCACGACGCGGATGAGCGAGTCGCCGATCGCGTCGGCGGTGGCGGCGGCCCGCGCGGGGTCCGAGTCGCGCACGGCGATGTCGACGAGCACGGTGTCCAGCGGCGCGCCGACGGTGACCCGCTCGGCGAGCTGATCGGCGGTCCCGGGCAGGCGGAGCTGGGCGATGACCGGGTCGAGCACGCGCGGGGTGGTGACGACCTGCGCGTACGACTTGACCCGCTGCTGGCCGAAGCTGCCGCCGGAGTAGAGCTCGGTGCCGTCGTCGCCCTGGCGGGTGGAGACGAACAGCTGGCTGTTGGCGGCGTACTGCGGGGTGGTGAAGAGCAGGAAACCGACGGCCGCGAGCAGGCCGAGCAGCACCCCGGCCGCCATGACCCGCCAGCGGATCTTCAGGGCGTGCAGGTATTCGGCGAGCTCCACGTGACTCCTCTGGTCGGGGTGCCGCCTCAGGCCGGCGTGCCGGGGCGTCCGGTGGGCGCACGACGGCGGGTCACGCGACGGGCGGGTTTCGGGGAGCGGCCGTTCGCCGCGTCGGCGGGTTCGACAGCGTCGGCGGGCGGTTCGTCCGGCGAGGTGCCGGGGGTATCGGCTGCGGGCTGGGCGCCGGGTGCTGGGTCGTGCCGTTCGGCGGGCGTGGCGGCGGTCGGTTGGGGGTTGGGTGTGTCGTCGGGGGTCTGCTCGCCGCCGGGTGTCGGGTTGTGCCGGGGGGCGGGTGTGTCGGCTGGGCGGGTGGCGTCGGCGCTGTCCGCGGCCGGCGGTGGCGCGATGTCGGCTGCGGGCTGGGCGCGGGGTGCTGGGTCGTGCCGTCCGGCGGGCGTGGCGGCGGTCGGTTGGGGGCTGGGTGTGTTGTCCGCGGTCGGCTCGCCGCCGGGTGTCGGGTCGTGCCGGGCGGCGGGTGTGTCGGCTGGGCGCGCAGCGTCGGCCCCACCCACGGCTGACGATGGCGCCATGTCGGCTCGGTCCGGCGCCGGCGTCGAGGGTTCGCGCAGCCGGGCCAGCCTGGCGGCGATCCGGTCGAGGTCGCCGGTCAGTTCGCGGTGCGCCGCGCGGATGCCGGCCGCTTCCTCCTCGGCGCGGGCGATGATCAGGCCGGCCTCGCGTTTCGCGTCGGCTTCCGCGGCTCCGCGCAGCGCCTCGGCCTCCTCGGCGGCGCCGCGCACCCCCGCGCGGATCTCCGCGGCCTCGCGTTCGGCGGCCGCGCGGATCGCGGTGGCCTCCGCTTCGGCGACGCCGAGGAGCTTGTCGATGCTCGCGCCGATGCCGGGCGCCGCCGGTTCGGGGGACGGGCGCGGGTGCGGCACCCCGCCGTCCGCGAGCCGCGCCTCGGCGTCCGCCAGCGCCTGCCCTTGCCGGGCGACGCGCTCCTGCAGCGCCTGTACGTACTCGTCGACCTGGCGGCGGTCGTAGCCGCGCAGGACGACCGAGAACCTGACCGGGCTGTCCGTGACCGGTCCGGACACGGAAATCGGGTCTTCCGCCATGTCCCGAGTGTTGTTAATGGCGCTCCCGCCAGCAAACCGGAACGCGCCAATGGCACCTTCGGATGAATTTCACGTGCCGCGGGCGGTGCCGAAATCCTGGGTCCAATACGCGCGGGCGCCGCTGGTGTACCAGATCCCGATTTCCCGGAACGCGCAGTTGAGGATGTTCGCGCGGTGCGGCGGGCTGTTCATCCACCAGGTGACGACCTGCTGCGGCGTGCGTTGCCCCGCGGCGATGTTCTCGCCCCACCGCGACCACTTGTACCCGGCGCCGGTGATCCGGTCGTCCGGGTTGTCCCCGGCGACGCCCGTGTGGCTCATGTAGCGGTACTTCGCCATCTCGTCGGTGTGCACCTGCGCGGCGACGGTCAGCTGCCCGTTCCCGATGAGCGCGGGGCACCCGCCCTGCTGCCGGTACTTGTTGGTTTCCTGCAGGACCTGCACCGGGTACGACGTCGCGGCTTGGGCCGCGGCCGGGAGGCACAGCGAACTCCCGAACAGCAGGGAAACGACGACGGCGGTTTTCCGGATGCGCATGATTCCTCCCCGGTGGAAACGGAATGTCCGTCCATGATGCGCGAAGCGCGAGGGTGATCGGGCTCGCCGGATCCGGCAAACCCGATTCACCGAACGTGGCGTGAACGCGATGCGATCAGCGGAACAGG of Amycolatopsis solani contains these proteins:
- a CDS encoding LCP family protein — translated: MSRIARRRWYRVAGRVALVALAVLTIGVTAYGWHLQRVVTDGLGRLPGDVFAGLPSRPAPAAPAPGEAKPPVTVMLLGSDRREGPDVGGGVTGERADSILLAHFAAGHRKLEVLSVPRDAWVPIPGHGSAKINASLSLGGVGLVVRTVEDLTGVRIDHVVVADFAGVRRLTTELGGVPVDNPVASTDPQTRTHFDAGPIVLEGDRALTFVRQRYGLPHGDLDRIGRQHLLLSALGRDVAAKGLTDPDLLSRVFGVVHDTVSADAGLTPDRFRELFLDVATLPPNAVSFHTAPVSGSGRAPDGQAYLTLDRPRLAAAADALRAGRPVPLPATLSPS
- a CDS encoding sugar transferase, which produces MVGKPWWRRYRTFLAGSDTLVVGWAVTLVPVIAPGQPPWRDVTAPVVFAVLWSLALVVSGTRDANVLGIGHEEYKRVVSASVTLFGLAAIAAYLLGDPLVRSYLVAAFPVGASGLVCSRWLWRQWLHARRCAGAWSARVFLVGDTARVADAFAAAPYTGYAVIGSWHGTADDSPDDTARAIVRAARRLDADTIAVTGGPDAGPDLLRRLGWLLERTPTQLVVVPGVMAVAGPRVRTRPVAGLPLLCIEAPRFTGSARLVKRLFDVVVSALALFALSPALAVIAAAIKLDSRGPVFYRQPRCGRHGKVFRVWKFRTMHPGADRRRAELVTANEADGPLFKIRCDPRVTRLGRHLRRWSADELPQLINVLTGRMSLVGPRPPLPEELRRYERDVRRRLLVTPGMTGLWQISGRSDLGWADGVELDLYYVENWSFTLDLIVLWKTARVVGSGRGAY
- a CDS encoding polysaccharide biosynthesis tyrosine autokinase; translation: MELAEYLHALKIRWRVMAAGVLLGLLAAVGFLLFTTPQYAANSQLFVSTRQGDDGTELYSGGSFGQQRVKSYAQVVTTPRVLDPVIAQLRLPGTADQLAERVTVGAPLDTVLVDIAVRDSDPARAAATADAIGDSLIRVVTQLESTVGQRSPVTVSFVRRASVPADPVFPSLPLSLGAGLLAGLLAGVAGALVRQAVDTRVRGEADLPKDAGGAVLGEIPFDRQADQSPTLLRSRQSARAEAFRKLRTNLQFVSAVGELRSIVVTSAVPAEGKSTTAVNLALTLVDSGLRVVVVDADLRQSRIAHYLGLVDTVGLTTVLLDRVGVDEALQRWGGDLHVLTAGELPPNPSELLGSPAMDQVLKDLEARFDLVVIDSPPLLPVTDAALLAKRATGALLVTAVGRTRRDQADRAVRALGTIGARLIGIVLNRVPAGSSGAAGHYYAYLTPPRRNRLIRWLPEQRRNLPRRTEPVGQ
- a CDS encoding DivIVA domain-containing protein, translated to MAEDPISVSGPVTDSPVRFSVVLRGYDRRQVDEYVQALQERVARQGQALADAEARLADGGVPHPRPSPEPAAPGIGASIDKLLGVAEAEATAIRAAAEREAAEIRAGVRGAAEEAEALRGAAEADAKREAGLIIARAEEEAAGIRAAHRELTGDLDRIAARLARLREPSTPAPDRADMAPSSAVGGADAARPADTPAARHDPTPGGEPTADNTPSPQPTAATPAGRHDPAPRAQPAADIAPPPAADSADATRPADTPAPRHNPTPGGEQTPDDTPNPQPTAATPAERHDPAPGAQPAADTPGTSPDEPPADAVEPADAANGRSPKPARRVTRRRAPTGRPGTPA
- a CDS encoding CAP domain-containing protein; translation: MRIRKTAVVVSLLFGSSLCLPAAAQAATSYPVQVLQETNKYRQQGGCPALIGNGQLTVAAQVHTDEMAKYRYMSHTGVAGDNPDDRITGAGYKWSRWGENIAAGQRTPQQVVTWWMNSPPHRANILNCAFREIGIWYTSGARAYWTQDFGTARGT